Genomic window (Nomia melanderi isolate GNS246 chromosome 14, iyNomMela1, whole genome shotgun sequence):
ACTGAGCCATGTAATAACACCTGAAAGCTCTGTAACTTTTTGTCTTTGCCTCTTGTTCACGCACAAACTCTTCATCGTCTTGCAACTGTGAAATCTCAACTAGATTATGGAGAGCTGCTTCATACAGTCTTACAATATCTTGTGGCTTTGCTTTGCCAGACTCTTCAGCAGCTTTGATCAACGCCAGATTTCTTTCAAGGGTACGCGACAACCTAATATATTGCAGATAAGTGATCAAATGTTGTGGCGGTGTTAGTTTATCATTGTCCTTGTTCTTCAACTCATTCTTAAAGAAGTCCCTTACAGCTGAGATAGCATCCTTACAATCTATCAGGTGTGCTTCTAATAAATCgattttactttgatttgtAACTGTTTTATCTAACGTTTGATTCAATCTTGAGTCTGCAATTAAGAGACCTGCTGCTCTAGGTGGCACTGTACCACAAGATTTACCACGCCAAGTCACTTCCTCAGTGTTAGCTTGTTTCTCTCGAGTTTGAGCTATCAATGAGTCTAAGCTAGCTAGCAACTCTCCACTCAATTGACCTCTCATTTGCATTAAATCATCTATGGCAGTGGTATCTCCAATATTATAAGCACAGTATCTAAGGCTAGGAGCAAGTTCTTCCACTCTAGCATTGTACATTACTTGCTCTAATTCTGGTAGTGCTGAGGCCAACTTGCCATATACTACCTGTGCTTTCTTTAGATTCTCCATAGCTTTTTTCCATAACTGTAATTCAAAGTGTAAGGAACCATGTATCCAGGCAACATATGCTTGAGCTTCTAATTTTGTTCTTGCATCGCAGTTAATGttctgtaaaaattgttttatatgaaaACCTTAACATATTACAAACTAAAAATTTAGTTTATGTTACCTCTATTAGTTCTTGCAGCTGCAAAGAATAAGTAGCAGCTTTCCTTAGTCTAGAtactaaatgaaatttctttcttggTTCTGTATTAGATTCTTGTCTCAACTGCATAGCATAGCTCCAAGCACGTTCTGCCATCATCAAAGGTATTTGTAGAAATTTGTCATCAGTGATCATTGCAGGTGTAATATCTTTCCTTTTAAAATGACGTCTATCTCCTTGTGGAACTTTTAACACTTTCCTTAAGCGTCTTAGCCTTCTTGAACAATACCCACGGTACCGTTGATAATCACTATGTCTCAACCCATGTTGCTGCTGTGcttctttaataatctttaaaactgtttattattcattaaggATCATACAATTGTACAATgcttatgaaatttatataaaaggtgatttcaaataattaaaaatatagtgaaaacataaaataacaaataaagagCTGGTTgtagttaattatatttaactacATTTAACAAAGATAATACGAAGTATTAAATGCCAgtcgaaatataaataaaagactGTTCATGTTTAAAGATAACGAATTTGTATTCTACcttaattattgataaaattatataaaatgtttttatataattatatcgaCAGATTTTAAAGCTATACGCTTCCAGTAGGCGCGATATGACAAACAGAGGTTAGAAAATGACATATGGCATTGACAGAGTCAGTAATGTATACTAAAAACTTGTCGAAAAAGGATACTTTCCAGCGAGTACGCCTTCTGTTCCTTCGGCTCGGTAGCATCATTTGCTTGGTTCTCTTTTAATAACTCGGAATTTCTTTGCTCGACCACCATCGTCTCGCAACCACGTATCCACTTTTCACCAAGCCTCTGTCGCCACGAACCCGACAATCACAAAGAAACTATAGTGTCAGGCAAGTGCTGATTTCACGCTCGCGTGCTGGGCGGTTCATTTGAACGagttctattaaaatatatttttcttaatcgtgaataatttcagaatacttacataaattaaactgccattattcataaaaattagaatttttcaaaacaaagtTGAGAAGTCagatattatgtaaaaataaatcactACTAtacatatactttatttatctgcatatataaaacaaaacttatgaattgtataattgtacataataataacaatgttgaaTTGTATAATTGTAGATAATAATCACAAAAGAACGTGTCACACATATGTACCGTGCAAtaaaaaatgtgttaataaagaaaattttacatatataaaGATCTTCCTTAATTCCGTTTGATTCCAATtctaaataacaaaacaaagaattcactatgaataaaaaaaaacacaaacaTCAGCTTGTACTTTGTTTAACAGAACATTTACAATATGGATTCCAAAAGTAAAGTCATGAAAGCGTAATGTCAGTTGCAGGCAGTCAGGGACATCATCGCGGAACCGTGACAGCGGCCGTTAATTTAATGGTGATTTACAGGGGGTAATATCCACCGTTCATTCCAACCCCTAcaatgagtaagacaaggacagagcgAATGTACGACAAGGATAGAGAATTTTCGTGGCACACGATAGCATCGCCATCTAGCGGTTATTAGGAAAGACAAGGAAACATTCATGGAAGAGAGAGGATAGGCCTGGTTGATTGGCGCCACCTAGCAGAATTAAATTGATACTATTTGTTTAGGAGTTTCAGGGAGTGCTGAGTAGATGGCGCACGTAAACAGAGCAAGGGTTTCTCACACCGATGCCAAGGGGTCTTTCATACCGATTCCAGAGGTTTCTCGCGACGGTTCGAAGGGTTTCTCACATCGATTCGGGGGGTCTCTCGCGACGGTTCGTGGGATGGCTTAAACTAATTTCGGGGGTCTCTCGCAGAGGTTTCTCGAGGAGGTTTCTCATACCGATTCCGGAGGTCTTCCACGACGGTTCGAGGGCTTTCTCGCACCGATTCCGGGAATCTCTCGTGGGGATTTCTCACACCGATTCGGGAGGTTTCGCGCAACAGTACAAGGGGCTTCTCACACTGCTTACGGCAGCCTATCGTAAGGGTTCCAGGGCGTTTCTCGAGGAGATTCCAGGGTGTGTATCGTGATGGATCGATGGGACTTGACTCTACAAAGTCGCACAATTTACAAGGGCTTAGAGCATTCATATTCTCAGATTTCTTAGTGGCCGAAAAAAGGTTGAAAAGTTATCACGCTAGCACATCCAGATGGCTACACTAAGAAAACTCGGGAATTTCTAACATTTAAATCTCTTATCACATACAAAATGGCGCAAAAGCTTGAAAGAACCGATGCCAAAGCGCTGGAATTAAAGAAAGCTACCAAATTTAGAATTGCCAGGTATTTAACACTGCCACTAAAGTGGCATAAAAGCAATAAAGCTCCTCTTTCATGGGGCCCACACTAAAAAGCTTGCAAATTTGCGACTTTGGAATATTTAAGTCATccgaaaatggctcaaaagctcgagaGCCAAAAGTACAGAAagatcaaactaaaaaagctggAATTTGACTCTATGCGAAACTAAGCTATACCAAAagtggctcaaaagctcgagaTACCTAAGTACAAAAGTTTCAAACTAAAAAAAGCTCCAAATTTGACTCTCTAGGAAATTAAGCTTTTAAAAAGCGGCACAAAAGCTCGCGAGTCATAAGTAGAAGGGGCTCAAAATAAGAGTGCTCAAACTTTAGCTCTCCATGATATTAATTTCACCCGAAAATGGCTCTAATTTCGTGAGGCTCATTCTAAGGAAGCTCGAAAAGTGAGCTTTTGAACCATTTTTGGAGAACAAAATTTCCTAGAAAGTGATATTCTGAGCTTTTTTACTTCGAGCATCTTGTAGTTAGAGCATTCGAGGTTTTGAGCCATCTTTGAAAGAGCACAGTTTCGCGGAGAATTAAAGTTGGCggttttttagtttgagcctccTGTAGCTAGATCCCTTGAGCTTTTGAGCAATTTTGGGGAGATCTTAATTTTCCTAGAGAGTTAAAAGATaggcttttttagtttgagccactAGGTTTGAGTGCTTTTGAGCTTTTGTGCCACTGTTGGGGAGAGTTCAAGATCCTAGAGTTCCAAAATTTTCAGCTTCTTTCGTATAAATCTCGTGGCATAAGCACTTGCCCGTTTTTGACTTATTTTCGGGatagtaaaaaattataaactccAAAACAGAATTCCTTCGGGCATCCCTTAGAAACCCCGCGGGATATCCCCCGAATCGATATGAGAGCCACGCAAACCCTCGCGAAAGATTTCCGTGGGAGATCCCCGGAATCGGTGTGTGAAACCCCTTATACATCCCCGGAATTGGTGTGAGAAACCCTTTAAATCCTGTGCTGGGATCTCCAGAATCGGTGTGAGAAACGTCTCGAAACCCCTGtgagagacccccacgagagacccctgaATCAATGTGAGAAACCCTTCAAACCCTCACGGGAAACCCCCGTGAGAGACTCTCGTGACAGACCCCCGAATCAAtgtgagaaacccctcgaaccctCACGAGGGACCCCCgcgagagacccccacgagagacccccccGAGAGACCCCTGAATCAAtgtgagaaacccctcgaacccccacgagaaactCCCGCGATAGACCCGCAAATCAGTGTGAGAAACCCGTCCACTCCTGGATTGATGCGCCACCTATTAGGAGAACGTtgaaacttctagccaaatagtacTAGTGTGTCTCAGGTACCACTAAACATTGATTCGAGGTCTCCGTGGGGGTCTCTCACGGGGGTTTCTCGTGAGGGTCTATCGCGGGGGTCCCTCGTGGGGGTccctcgtgggggttcgaggggtttctcacaccgattCTGGAGATCCCAGCACAGGATTTAAAGGGTTTCCCATACCAATTGCGTACGTCTCCCGCGACGGTTTAAGGAGTTTCTCACACCGATTCGTCTTATGTTGCGCCACTAAATCGGAATAAGGCAGCAGAAttttaaaacgatttttttaaaattgttatctTAACGCTTTATTAATAGATTACACTATTGTgtgttattaatacaatatttgtgaaatatttgataatgaaCAAATTAATTGTAACATTTACAATCATTGCATAAAGAAAACGTTTAATTTTGTTCTGAATTTTGGGaaggagaaataaaattgtgactttattttaataattggaattcttgcaaataatattgaagtttaatatacattgttttttaaaactataacatttctaacaaaattgttTAGCATTCAGGATTGAAATGTAGAACACATTTTTGGCTATTATTTTGAGGTTAGGTATAACTTTGTTTAAATCTGTGTAaatgaacataaataaatagaaagcctgctctttcaatttttttgtctGATCATTACCTTTTTGTCTATACCATTCATTTCTTATAAACgtttataagaatattaaacagaattcgcaattttaaactgtataaagtacATTCTCATTGTTTATTGcacaatgaatttttctatcTGCAAAAACCGGAGCTGCTACCCCataggaatttcaaaaattatttttcataaaatttgtaatgTCTGATCTGTGAAATGCATACTTCGTAACACGAATAAATAACATCTATCAATTTTCCTCGCGTCCGAGCTCGAATAGTTAACGATTATCCGTTATCTGAATTATGCACtggaataataaacaaaaacgtACACAATTTAATTCTTAAACAATCAAATTCCTCATGTCTTCTgtctacaattattgaaaagacgataaatctctgaaaaatgattaaagaaattgatttaatccgataattgaattataaatcaatgaagTTTTCAATTGTCCAAAATCAATATTGTCCAATTGTGTAggagacgagagagagagagagagagagagagagagagagagagagagagagagagagagagagagagagagagagagagagagggagtgagagagagtgagggagGGTGGgagggagtgagagagagtgaaggagggagggagggagcgagggagagagagagagagagagagagagagagagagagatttccTTCGCGAACGGCGACTCACGATAAACTAATCCTGAAATTTCGGAATCATGTTTCCCATTTTTCATCCCTTATCGGCGATATTCGACGATTTCCGGTCGTACTCGCTAATGGTCCCCACTATTATTACATCTATCTATTTAACTATTACAAGAATGTAAGGAATGTCGGGGTACTATTACGGAGGATTTTCTGGAGACCCCATGGTACCTGCGGGTCCCTAATCAaaaccaccatggccgagagattaattaaccctttgcactcgagagtatttttctcaacaaacattcattattttccaatgaaacgtCAAGAATATCTTTTAcaactgacataaagaaataccttgcataaattaagagaaacaactattttatttcggcgttccatgtgttgatgcgttatataaacatttaatattgaattttaaattttatcattttcttagGTCAAATCGCGTCATTTTCTTAGGTTAGTCGCGAGAACTGAATTTAAAACAATTCTGTTACCTCGGGACATCAattcagaaaataattgataagTGATTGACGCGAAATAAAATCCTATCGAAAATTATATGGGAATGTAAGGGAAGATCCATGGTATAATCTCCGATTGCAAATGTTAATGAGTCATTCGTCGAAGTCGAGATATTAATGAATCACCCATCGCTTGCCCGGATCTGTGCGAATTGCAACGTGCGTCCTTGTCTTTTTCTCGTGAGATCACATGTTTGACCTTGTCGAATACCTCCTTTGTCATCATGTTTAGCGcgtaggtaccagggactgatgagatgcttctTCCAAGTAGGTGACATGGGAAGTGCTAAATTTGTACTTGCCTTACTCATTATGGGGATAGGGAGAAACTCAGCTAACGACTCATCGCTAGATGGCGATGCTAATGTGTTCCAGGAAAATCCTCTGTGCTTATCTTTCCCATAACCGAATTCTAGAAAAATAAGTCATTCTATTCACTGTTAGATGACGAACCTGTCGTGTGCCACTGAAATTGTCAACTAAGAGAAACAAAATACCACTAAAAATAGTATAAGTTAGTAAATCAGTTATTGTAACCACGTACACTGGGCAATAGACCATAAAAGATTCTAAGCCTctttcaaaaaaataaaaaaaattctccgTCCTTGTCTTACTGATTGTAGGGGTTGGCTTATCGGTGAATTTTACCATCTGGAAATCACCATGGCATTAACGGCCGTTGTCACGTTTCCATGATGATGCCCCTGACTGCCTTCAGCTGGCACAACGTTTACATGACTTGGCTGTGATAGCGAGAATCGTTTGAAATTATGAGGATATTGTTTATTATGATAAAACTACGTAACGAGTTCAttcttttatatgtatattatttaatgtatttaaaagaATGTACTGGTTATGAAGATAGCATGATAGGAGATTGTAAGATATGTAAATCACTGGCATTAACCAAatgtatacttatatattatCCTGTTACTTATAAACAGAACGATCAAGGATATGTTCATCTCGCTTTAACAGGTTGTTATCGTGTTTTGTTAACAATATCTGTTCGCATATTTTCTCTGTACTACAGTCAAAACAAATACAACCGTtcattattttcctattttatttttttctatatgTCTGAGACTTATTTTTTTGTAAGCGCATTTAATCATGTTAAATAACAGTAgtgacaaaaatataaataacatccAGTCAGTTCttactgttataatattaatgaatctaAACGCTTTCAGCAAATTCAACTATAAAGTTTCTCGTTATTGTCAATATATTTGTATCAAGAGGAAAGCTAcaaatatattgtacaattattCAAAGGAACGATATATTTGACATAAAATATGTCGGCATACGTTACTCTcgcataattttgtaaatttgatacaattaaaaaaaccgGATTTAATGTTTCCATGGTATCTCTTCATCCTTATCCGTCACGGTACAGAATTTTCAAGCGTAGCTGACACTGAGTAATTAAATGGTAGCTAAAGAGATTCGTAGGATGATCCTGAATGAGATGCGAATACCACGAACCACGTATCATTAACGACCACGTCTACCGCGAGAATACAGAGTATAGGCGCGATGGAAGAAAAGAGCCGCAGACGCCGCCGGTTAACTAACTTTCAAAGAATGGAACGCTACTCCGTAGAGAACTGGCTGGGAATGTAATAACTTCGTGGGTAACTATGTACCGGTCGTTTCAAAATTGCAAAAGATGATAGAATACAGAATTGTAAGAAAAACCTACAAACAGTGACTAAGGTTCCTTCATGAACTTatacttttacaataaaatcACCAAACACACAGATAATTAACGCATACGATTCGCAATCTAGTCATTAAAGTCTTTTGTTTCTTCTAAGTTACAATCTgtattttcaaaagaaatttaaaaccTTTTGTTCCTACAAATACGAAACAACAAAAAACAGTTTAACTGTCATTATAAAGTTTGTCAACGAAGTGTAGTTCTTCGTTGTATCCGGACCCCATACTTTGGGACATCCTGTTCACGGGTAAAGTTGAAAGTTCACGTACCGCCGATAATCGTCGTTGCTACATTAAACGAATATTAATAAACCCGAACGCGGTGAAATTTCACCGGTCGATCGGATCACACGAACAGAGACTGGCACACATTCAGGATATCGGTGAATCAAAAGCGCATGGAACACTCGACTGCTTATGTAGTTACAATGACGCGTGTATACGTACACGCACATACACACATGCCTGAGCACATAGACGGAAATACATGCGGAGCTATACACAGGAGTAGAATTATCACTGTAACGGCACGGAGTCGCTTTTAATTAATCGAAGGCCCGGCGTACACTAACTTTCGCGCGCCCGTGGCGCTGAAgaaattatattggatttaacagGAGTCAGTCCTTAGGAACTTTAATTCGAAAGACGATCTTTGCGAGACGTTGCGGCTGTTCCGAGTGATCGATGCGTTTCACCCTGTTGCAGTTAGCATTGTCGCTACCGGTTACAAGTTGAGACCATCACGCTCGTTATAATTTTACAGAAACGAATTGTgaaggattaataattatatagtcCTCCGAGTTTGTAGGACATGAGGATAACTTTAACAATGTTCAATTAATTGCAATtggaatgttaaccctttgcactccagtaaaattagaaaatttgaaatattggggtaaaaaagctttgtttctcaatttactcgtGACTTCTTTTTGAGTTCCTCTAAAAAAACAtcatctttgtctagttagaaaatgttaaacatatccagcgaaatacttccgagtgcaaagggttaattcaatgTTCACCGATTACAGGATTCTGCAAGAGGTTTCGCGATATAACAATCCTTGT
Coding sequences:
- the Srp68 gene encoding signal recognition particle 68; translation: MVVEQRNSELLKENQANDATEPKEQKAYSLEILKIIKEAQQQHGLRHSDYQRYRGYCSRRLRRLRKVLKVPQGDRRHFKRKDITPAMITDDKFLQIPLMMAERAWSYAMQLRQESNTEPRKKFHLVSRLRKAATYSLQLQELIENINCDARTKLEAQAYVAWIHGSLHFELQLWKKAMENLKKAQVVYGKLASALPELEQVMYNARVEELAPSLRYCAYNIGDTTAIDDLMQMRGQLSGELLASLDSLIAQTREKQANTEEVTWRGKSCGTVPPRAAGLLIADSRLNQTLDKTVTNQSKIDLLEAHLIDCKDAISAVRDFFKNELKNKDNDKLTPPQHLITYLQYIRLSRTLERNLALIKAAEESGKAKPQDIVRLYEAALHNLVEISQLQDDEEFVREQEAKTKSYRAFRCYYMAQSLANLHRWREAMLLYQRSAQHVKDALSYSKMLPDSLKEALEKLETSIEGAKYAAHAHSVLEEEQEDDTGTNKYTKTKKPLYERLHEYREDAALLTKQPNVYKLPPSMQPIPCKPLFFDLAFNMVEFPDLSEKLGDQAKKGGQAGITGFVKGLWDWGNK